Below is a window of Populus trichocarpa isolate Nisqually-1 chromosome 3, P.trichocarpa_v4.1, whole genome shotgun sequence DNA.
GTTACACCATCCTTCTTGGAATTAGATGCCCTCTTTGAATGATCTGATGTAACATACTTACTCGCTGAAGAATTCTGAGGGACTTGCTCTATCAATCGATTTtccccttctttctttctatagTTTCTCCCTTTTGTCCacatgttttcaaaattttctggAGCAAGGACTGCAGTCTTTCTGCGAGACATCATATCCAACCTCTCACCCCATTCTCCTCCTGAAAAATGTCGTTGCATTCCTTCTTCATTAATAATCTGGGAATTCATGGGCAGCGAGCTCCATGTGCGGGAAGATTGGGTATCAATGTAAAGTAATGGATCTTTTGAGATATGGCTTCCATTCACTTTATCTTTTTCAGGGGCATCTGGTCCACCTCTGCATTGGTCGGTTTTTAACTGCACAAGCTCAACCCCAGTATCAGTAGGATCTAAAAACCTCGAAAAATGATTGGATGAGATCCTTGAAGACCCATTTGGTTTGAAATGAGATGTCTCTTGTGCTGCAGCAACTCTTTGATTAGCCTTAGAAATGACAACACTTTCAATCCTTTCGTTTATGaacctgaaaaagaaaaaaaaaatgaaagaaagaaaaaaaatgaaagaaagggaaaatgacaacacaaaaatataaaacgaaGCAGAATGAAAGACTACCTTGGGCTAGCTAAGTTTAACACTGGTCGCATTACCGCACAAGCAAGAAGTTCCCTAACAACATAACGGAAGAAAGAGCACTGCAGATCTGCTGGCTTGAATGTAAAAGAAATGAGACCATCCATCAGATGCTGCAAAACCTGAGAATAAGTGATAGAGGTTGTCACTAAACTTGCAATCCTTACCATTAGAGGCAACAGCTGTAGATTAGATGACTTCACAGATTTAatgaacaaagaaataaaaaaatcaaccttgTGCTCAGCTTCAGTAGAAAATAAAGCAGGGTGCAATTTGTTCTCAGCAGCCAGGACATGTCTTAGTTCCTTGTCTCGCTGTTCAATGGTAAGCACACTAGACTGTCGCTTTTCCATCTTTGCTTGAATGGCACGAAAAAGCTCCAAGTGGGTGCAGATGAGATTAATAAAATCCCTGTGTCACCCGAGATGATTAGTGACAAAGCAAATAACCTTGAAGACAAGTAAGAGAAAAGTGTGGAGAAAAAGAACTGCAACCTTGTCAGTAGATCAATAAGATTTACATTTCTCATGCGACTTGAAAATTCCCCAAGAACACCATTCATTATCTGCACCAGTTCTTCCGGACCTTCTTTATCAGGGGTTAAGCGAGAGTACCATAGATCTGTCACCCACTCAGAGACTAGACGTCTAGTGAAATGATCTATTGCATCCTCAACAACAGGTGAATTCACTTTCCTTCTCCAATCGGACTTTTCAACAACCCTGGTAAATTCAAGAGATTTGTTTTGTGACAGTGTGCTTGATGTTGTGGAGGCTGGTTTGTTGTTATATACAGCAGCTTTCTTGCGCATTTCATAATCCAGGGAAAAGTAGCGAAGGAGAATGATCAAGGAAGCAGCAGCAGGCAAGTTGACCCAAACTGAGGCACTCGTTACTGAAAAAGGTAACTGAGTGTAAGTTACAATTAAAGACAAGCATACAAGAAGGCATTGctttgagagagaaagagagagagagagtacatTAATGTACAAACAGCCAGAAAATAACTAACCAGAATTTCATGTTCTCAACCCATACAAATCAAATCTTTTAGTTTAACTGCTGAAAGCAGCAACCATTCATGTAGTGCAAATGTTCTCTATGAATGTATGCATAAAAGAGTGAAATTTCCCCCGTAAGACTCTCTGTTTGTAGGAAAGCAACTGTATACACCAAAGTATAACAGAATTTACAGACCTTAATTGCTCTGGTCATGCTACTTCCTCCATaatgtttataaataattcacCATGGGCTTTTCTTCATCCAATGCTTCTACACTGTCATGTATTTTTGGTCCATATGAAGGCTCAAACTCAAGTTGAAGGAAATGGGGAGTGGGAAAGGGCAGGAAGTCAATTGAGCTAGAGCTTATTGGCCATCTTTGCTTTTCACAATGAAACAAAGTCTCATGGGAGCCTCTACATTTTTGCTCTGTTCCTGctggtaattaattaaatatgcaCAAATTTTGTTGAAAATGTCATTGCAGATTGTTCACAATCAACATGCCTCAATGCTTTATGAAGGTTACCATCAAACT
It encodes the following:
- the LOC18096835 gene encoding uncharacterized protein LOC18096835 isoform X4; the encoded protein is MNARMSTQRQVIVRDLVEEAKKRIVMLVICVVGLSYLMSLTSASVWVNLPAAASLIILLRYFSLDYEMRKKAAVYNNKPASTTSSTLSQNKSLEFTRVVEKSDWRRKVNSPVVEDAIDHFTRRLVSEWVTDLWYSRLTPDKEGPEELVQIMNGVLGEFSSRMRNVNLIDLLTRDFINLICTHLELFRAIQAKMEKRQSSVLTIEQRDKELRHVLAAENKLHPALFSTEAEHKVLQHLMDGLISFTFKPADLQCSFFRYVVRELLACAVMRPVLNLASPRFINERIESVVISKANQRVAAAQETSHFKPNGSSRISSNHFSRFLDPTDTGVELVQLKTDQCRGGPDAPEKDKVNGSHISKDPLLYIDTQSSRTWSSLPMNSQIINEEGMQRHFSGGEWGERLDMMSRRKTAVLAPENFENMWTKGRNYRKKEGENRLIEQVPQNSSASKYVTSDHSKRASNSKKDGVTKLDAPLAHNAQSVGTEQSTVENPLHHTDQNMSNYPLFSSHKDGIRSLMRVDEIESGSTSSYTSEEEDANSVTGLDSPGTKVWDGKTNRNLAVSHIHHPLENPDGHREKKTGRGLAHYQRLSRHQSGSKRSRPSTQKVHVWQEIERKSFLSGDGQDVLSLKGHTKADDFSDDSEVESLDRVYSGATACSSATSVSIPENHTSNVNSFKHSLMVDSIYKLRCEVLGANIVKSGSKTFAVYSISVTDVNNNSWSIKRRFRHFEELHRRLKEYPEYSLHLPPKHFLSTGLDVPVIQERCKLLDIYLKKLLLLPTISGSIEVWDFLSVDSQLLYIWFHADVCVL
- the LOC18096835 gene encoding uncharacterized protein LOC18096835 isoform X3; translation: MNARMSTQRQVIVRDLVEEAKKRIVMLVICVVGLSYLMSLTSASVWVNLPAAASLIILLRYFSLDYEMRKKAAVYNNKPASTTSSTLSQNKSLEFTRVVEKSDWRRKVNSPVVEDAIDHFTRRLVSEWVTDLWYSRLTPDKEGPEELVQIMNGVLGEFSSRMRNVNLIDLLTRDFINLICTHLELFRAIQAKMEKRQSSVLTIEQRDKELRHVLAAENKLHPALFSTEAEHKVLQHLMDGLISFTFKPADLQCSFFRYVVRELLACAVMRPVLNLASPRFINERIESVVISKANQRVAAAQETSHFKPNGSSRISSNHFSRFLDPTDTGVELVQLKTDQCRGGPDAPEKDKVNGSHISKDPLLYIDTQSSRTWSSLPMNSQIINEEGMQRHFSGGEWGERLDMMSRRKTAVLAPENFENMWTKGRNYRKKEGENRLIEQVPQNSSASKYVTSDHSKRASNSKKDGVTKLDAPLAHNAQSVGTEQSTVENPLHHTDQNMSNYPLFSSHKDGIRSLMRVDEIESGSTSSYTSEEEDANSVTGLDSPGTKVWDGKTNRNLAVSHIHHPLENPDGHREKKTGRGLAHYQRLSRHQSGSKRSRPSTQKVHVWQEIERKSFLSGDGQDVLSLKGHTKADDFSDDSEVESLDRVYSGATACSSATSVSIPENHTSNVNSFKHSLMVDSIYKLRCEVLGANIVKSGSKTFAVYSISVTDVNNNSWSIKRRFRHFEELHRRLKEYPEYSLHLPPKHFLSTGLDVPVIQERCKLLDIYLKKLLLLPTISGSIEVWDFLSVDSQLTWMTSPLKRVKGFQILLALQSITYPLGRSN